In Trichocoleus desertorum NBK24, the following are encoded in one genomic region:
- the hslO gene encoding Hsp33 family molecular chaperone HslO, translated as MADQLMRATAADGGIRAVGVITTRLTEEARQRHQLSYVATAALGRTMSSGLLLASSMKRPGSRINIRIRGNGPLGGVLVDAGLDGTVRGYVDNPEIELPPNAKGKLDVGGAVGHEGYVYVVRDVGYGYPYSSTVEIVSGEVGEDIANYLVTSEQTPSALVVGVFVGAEGVTASGGLLIQVLPKAARDEELVATLESRIGQLAGFTPLLQAGKTLPEMFEQLLGDMGLEIFPETQLVRFHCGCSFDRMLGALKILGETELQDMIEKDDGAEATCHFCNEVYQASSDHLAQLILELRAES; from the coding sequence ATGGCGGATCAGTTAATGCGGGCAACTGCGGCTGATGGAGGCATTCGGGCGGTAGGGGTCATCACCACTCGTCTTACCGAGGAAGCTAGACAGCGGCATCAGCTTTCCTATGTGGCGACAGCGGCTCTTGGGCGTACCATGTCATCTGGTTTGCTGTTGGCATCAAGTATGAAACGGCCTGGATCGCGAATCAACATTCGCATTCGAGGCAATGGGCCTTTGGGTGGCGTTTTAGTGGATGCGGGCTTAGACGGTACAGTGCGGGGATATGTAGATAATCCAGAGATTGAGCTACCTCCTAATGCCAAAGGCAAATTGGATGTTGGCGGGGCTGTCGGTCACGAAGGTTACGTGTACGTGGTTCGGGATGTGGGTTACGGCTATCCCTACTCCAGCACTGTAGAGATTGTGTCTGGTGAGGTTGGGGAGGATATTGCCAATTATTTAGTTACTTCCGAGCAAACCCCCTCAGCCTTGGTTGTGGGTGTGTTTGTCGGTGCAGAAGGGGTGACTGCATCAGGTGGATTACTGATCCAAGTTCTGCCTAAAGCGGCTCGCGACGAAGAACTAGTGGCAACTCTAGAGTCTCGCATTGGTCAGCTTGCTGGGTTTACCCCCCTGTTGCAAGCAGGCAAAACGCTGCCAGAAATGTTCGAGCAACTGCTGGGTGATATGGGATTAGAAATCTTCCCAGAAACTCAGTTGGTGCGGTTTCATTGTGGTTGCTCCTTCGATCGCATGTTAGGCGCGCTCAAGATTCTGGGAGAAACAGAACTGCAAGACATGATCGAAAAAGACGATGGCGCTGAAGCGACTTGCCACTTCTGCAACGAGGTTTATCAAGCCAGCAGCGATCATCTAGCTCAACTAATTTTAGAATTGCGAGCAGAATCTTAG
- a CDS encoding GNAT family N-acetyltransferase has product MLAKTSLSGSRVRLTSWTPQDLPVLVHWYQQSDFLRLLDAQPAYPYSEAFLSQWLEERQKSNHAFIFAVRPATPTEPATPAADAPLLGYVELDSILWNHQVSWISIAIGEEHWGHGYGFEAMQLALTFAFEELNLHRIQLTVFSYNDRAIALYEKLGFQREGVYREFVQRSGDRHDMYLYGLLRPEWKAKFGAL; this is encoded by the coding sequence ATGCTAGCTAAAACTTCGCTGTCTGGAAGCCGAGTCCGATTAACTAGTTGGACGCCCCAGGATTTACCTGTTTTGGTACATTGGTATCAACAATCTGACTTTTTGCGCTTGTTGGACGCTCAGCCTGCTTACCCCTACTCTGAAGCGTTTTTAAGCCAATGGTTAGAAGAACGCCAAAAATCTAATCATGCTTTCATCTTTGCGGTGCGTCCTGCCACCCCAACCGAACCTGCGACCCCAGCTGCCGATGCCCCACTCCTAGGCTATGTAGAACTGGACAGCATTCTGTGGAATCACCAAGTAAGCTGGATCAGTATTGCCATTGGGGAGGAGCACTGGGGCCACGGTTATGGCTTTGAAGCGATGCAACTGGCGCTAACCTTTGCCTTTGAGGAACTCAATCTGCACCGTATCCAGCTCACCGTTTTTAGCTACAACGATCGCGCGATCGCCCTATACGAAAAACTTGGGTTTCAGCGCGAAGGGGTCTATCGAGAGTTTGTCCAGCGCAGCGGCGATCGCCACGATATGTACCTTTACGGTCTCCTCCGTCCCGAATGGAAAGCTAAGTTTGGCGCACTGTAA
- a CDS encoding PAS domain S-box protein: MQTSVNDLTLSQSFLMKVINGMPDPIFIKDRQHRWLFLNDAFCEFLGHSREILLGRSDYDFFPQQQAEVFWQQDELTFTTGIPQENEENFTNTRGETYIIATKKSVFVDDTGNTLLIGTIRDISKAKRDEVVRKQIEAERQQSVDALQQREEQVRLFIEHTPAAVAMLDREMRYLMVSRRWLEDYDLGDRDIQGCCHYDLFPEVPDRWKQIHQRCLGGMVECCDEEAFLRADGTADWLKWEVRPWYDRAGEVGGLIMFTQVITKRKQAELALQQANEELEFRVEVRTAKLQQLVARLQQEICDREASEERFRAIFENSGLGIAVVGPDLKFRQANSCWQRLLGYNELELPSMTPQDLTLPEDWAIEAPLCLACIAGTRDSFQRERRFLCADSTLVWANLTVSAIRDAKGEFQFFVAMVEDITERKRAEDERQQAESERDRFFTLAGDMLGIAGVDGYFKRINPAFEQTLGYTTEELTAQPFIDFVHPEDQSTTAAEAAQLLNGKGSISFENRYRCKDGSYRWLSWTSTPYAQEGLIYATARDITERKQTEEALKASEAQYRDLVQTANCIILRWDTTGTIRFINDYGARFFGFATGELVGQNVVGTIVPETETSGRDLQMLMIAIHQHPEDYAYNENENRCQDGRRVWIAWANKPILNEHNQLVEILSVGTDATERKQTEEALRQSQKRYATLAATVPVGIFRTDAEGYCIYVNQRWCQITGLTPSTAKGSGWVGAIHPEDSDRVSLVWQQSIQAKQAFRLEYRFQRPDGSISWVFAQAVAEKGIEGEVVGYVGTVTDISERKLVEDERKQAEAQLQQQTADLAAALQELQRTQAQMVQSEKMSSLGQLVAGVAHEINNPVNFIYGNLSHARTYTQDLLGLVQLYQEHYTTPVPAIAAEAEAIDLEFLLEDLPKILDSMQVGAERIQKIVTSLRTFSRMDEAEVKAVDLHDGIDSTVMILQHRLKAKSDRVEIPVIKRYGDLPRVECYVGQLNQVFMNILSNAIDALEEALEQGKQFTPTIQIQTELTPQEAIIRITDNGLGIPAAIKQRLFDPFFTTKEVGKGTGMGLSISYQIVTEKHGGSLACISELGQETEFIITIPLHQAAHLN; the protein is encoded by the coding sequence ATGCAGACTTCGGTAAACGATTTAACCTTGTCCCAAAGCTTTCTGATGAAAGTGATTAATGGGATGCCTGACCCCATTTTCATCAAGGATCGTCAACACCGATGGCTCTTTCTCAATGATGCCTTCTGCGAATTTTTAGGTCATAGCCGCGAGATTTTGCTGGGTAGATCAGATTACGATTTCTTCCCGCAACAGCAAGCAGAGGTCTTTTGGCAACAAGATGAGCTGACCTTCACGACAGGTATTCCTCAGGAAAACGAAGAAAACTTCACCAATACCCGTGGAGAAACCTACATCATTGCTACGAAGAAATCGGTCTTTGTGGACGACACAGGCAACACGCTGCTGATTGGTACCATTCGCGACATCAGCAAAGCGAAGCGCGACGAGGTTGTTCGCAAGCAGATCGAAGCAGAACGCCAACAATCGGTCGATGCTCTGCAACAGCGCGAGGAGCAGGTGCGATTATTCATCGAACATACTCCGGCGGCAGTGGCGATGCTCGATCGAGAGATGCGCTACCTGATGGTGAGCCGTCGCTGGCTAGAAGACTACGATTTAGGCGATCGTGACATTCAAGGTTGTTGCCACTACGACCTCTTCCCAGAAGTTCCCGATCGCTGGAAGCAGATTCACCAGCGTTGTCTCGGTGGGATGGTGGAGTGTTGTGATGAAGAAGCATTTCTCCGAGCTGATGGCACCGCAGATTGGCTGAAGTGGGAAGTGCGGCCTTGGTATGACCGCGCTGGAGAAGTGGGCGGCTTGATCATGTTTACCCAAGTCATCACCAAGCGCAAACAGGCAGAATTGGCTCTGCAACAAGCCAACGAAGAACTAGAGTTTCGCGTAGAAGTCCGAACCGCCAAATTGCAGCAGCTCGTCGCTCGGCTCCAGCAAGAAATTTGCGATCGCGAAGCCAGTGAAGAACGCTTCCGAGCCATCTTTGAAAACTCTGGCCTGGGAATTGCGGTCGTTGGCCCAGACCTGAAGTTTCGCCAAGCTAATTCTTGCTGGCAACGACTGCTGGGCTACAACGAACTAGAACTACCCAGCATGACCCCCCAAGACCTGACCTTGCCGGAAGATTGGGCGATCGAAGCACCGTTGTGTCTGGCTTGCATTGCGGGCACCAGGGACAGCTTCCAGCGAGAGCGCCGTTTTCTTTGTGCCGACAGCACCTTAGTCTGGGCTAACTTAACCGTTTCAGCCATTCGAGATGCCAAGGGGGAGTTTCAATTCTTTGTGGCGATGGTCGAGGACATTACCGAGCGCAAACGGGCAGAAGATGAACGCCAGCAAGCAGAATCAGAGCGCGATCGCTTTTTTACCCTAGCTGGCGATATGTTGGGCATTGCTGGAGTGGATGGCTACTTCAAGCGGATCAACCCCGCTTTCGAGCAGACGCTGGGTTACACAACTGAGGAGTTGACGGCTCAGCCATTCATTGATTTTGTCCATCCTGAAGATCAATCGACGACCGCTGCTGAGGCGGCCCAACTTCTCAATGGCAAAGGCAGTATTTCCTTCGAGAACCGCTACCGTTGCAAAGATGGCTCCTACCGTTGGCTCTCCTGGACTTCCACACCCTATGCACAAGAAGGGTTGATCTACGCCACGGCTCGCGATATTACCGAGCGCAAGCAAACCGAAGAAGCCCTCAAAGCCAGTGAAGCGCAATATCGTGACCTAGTACAGACTGCTAACTGTATCATTCTCCGCTGGGATACAACTGGCACAATTCGGTTTATTAATGATTACGGAGCCCGCTTTTTTGGCTTTGCCACAGGCGAACTGGTTGGTCAGAATGTCGTTGGCACGATCGTTCCTGAAACCGAAACTTCTGGTCGGGATCTGCAAATGTTGATGATTGCTATTCATCAGCACCCCGAAGACTACGCCTACAACGAAAATGAGAACCGTTGCCAAGATGGACGACGGGTGTGGATTGCCTGGGCCAACAAGCCAATTCTGAATGAACACAATCAACTCGTAGAAATCTTGTCGGTGGGAACGGATGCGACCGAGCGTAAACAGACGGAAGAAGCTTTGCGCCAGAGCCAGAAACGCTATGCCACTTTGGCAGCCACCGTTCCAGTGGGCATCTTTCGGACTGATGCAGAGGGATACTGTATCTACGTCAATCAGCGCTGGTGCCAGATTACAGGTCTGACTCCCTCAACAGCTAAGGGTAGCGGTTGGGTGGGCGCGATTCATCCCGAAGACAGCGATCGCGTCTCGCTCGTATGGCAACAATCTATCCAAGCTAAACAAGCCTTCCGTTTGGAGTATCGCTTTCAGCGTCCTGATGGCTCCATTTCTTGGGTCTTTGCTCAGGCAGTGGCAGAGAAGGGCATTGAGGGCGAAGTGGTGGGTTATGTGGGCACTGTGACAGATATTAGTGAACGGAAGCTGGTTGAAGATGAGCGCAAGCAAGCAGAAGCGCAATTACAACAGCAAACTGCCGATCTCGCAGCCGCATTGCAAGAACTCCAGCGCACCCAGGCCCAAATGGTGCAAAGCGAAAAGATGTCGAGCTTGGGGCAGTTGGTGGCAGGGGTCGCCCATGAAATTAATAACCCAGTCAACTTTATTTATGGCAACCTGAGTCACGCTCGCACCTACACGCAAGATCTACTGGGCTTAGTGCAGCTTTATCAGGAACATTACACCACGCCAGTTCCGGCGATCGCCGCTGAAGCTGAGGCCATTGACTTAGAGTTTCTGTTAGAGGATTTGCCCAAGATTCTCGATTCGATGCAGGTGGGAGCTGAGCGGATTCAAAAGATTGTGACTTCCCTCCGAACCTTCTCACGCATGGATGAGGCGGAAGTGAAAGCGGTAGACCTACACGACGGCATCGACAGCACCGTGATGATTTTGCAGCATCGCCTCAAAGCTAAGAGCGATCGCGTTGAAATTCCCGTGATTAAGCGTTACGGCGATTTGCCACGGGTGGAGTGCTACGTCGGCCAACTGAATCAGGTATTCATGAATATCCTGAGTAATGCGATCGATGCTCTAGAAGAGGCGCTAGAGCAGGGGAAACAGTTTACTCCCACAATTCAAATTCAGACCGAACTGACTCCTCAGGAGGCAATCATTCGGATTACAGATAATGGTTTAGGCATTCCTGCCGCCATCAAGCAGCGACTATTCGATCCCTTCTTTACCACTAAAGAGGTGGGCAAAGGCACAGGCATGGGGCTATCGATTAGCTATCAAATCGTCACCGAAAAGCACGGTGGTTCTCTGGCTTGTATTTCCGAACTGGGCCAAGAAACTGAATTTATCATTACCATTCCGCTGCACCAAGCCGCTCACCTTAACTGA
- a CDS encoding S-adenosylmethionine decarboxylase family protein produces MTTSTLSSHHLSAILPAAAAVYQWTEADFLSLLQSVVGQVGLTIVGELAFTFQPHGVSAIAMLAESHVALHFWPEKAKVTVDIHVCDFEQGNQVKAEQLAQLLSLQITGESCVEHWHCLSITS; encoded by the coding sequence ATGACCACCTCCACACTTAGCTCTCACCATCTCTCTGCAATTCTTCCGGCTGCTGCTGCTGTGTACCAATGGACAGAAGCTGATTTTCTTAGCTTGCTGCAAAGCGTGGTTGGTCAAGTCGGGTTAACGATAGTGGGAGAGCTGGCGTTTACCTTTCAGCCCCACGGCGTTTCTGCGATCGCCATGCTAGCAGAATCCCATGTCGCCCTGCACTTCTGGCCCGAGAAAGCCAAGGTCACGGTTGACATTCATGTTTGCGATTTTGAGCAAGGCAACCAGGTCAAAGCCGAACAATTAGCGCAACTGCTGAGCTTACAAATTACTGGGGAGAGTTGTGTAGAGCATTGGCACTGTTTGTCGATTACTAGTTAA
- a CDS encoding DUF4178 domain-containing protein yields the protein MITLVWLGVIAVVVVGVVLVVRQSQGRLTNQGDRAQLPSLARTIFTLEVGDIVQYMGTDWVVEGKLTYDSNGYTWLEYLLQDGDRLRWLSVEEDDQVEVNFLEPTQGLDIPSTPPTHLTFGGVAYRQVEAGTARMTRVGTTLNRQAEQCRYFDYAASDDASDHQVLSVEDWEGDLEITVGTRIRPTALTLLPGDGRRVYGV from the coding sequence ATGATCACATTAGTTTGGCTGGGTGTTATTGCAGTGGTGGTAGTTGGTGTAGTTTTGGTCGTGCGCCAGTCGCAAGGACGTTTAACCAACCAAGGCGATCGCGCTCAACTACCCTCCCTGGCTCGTACCATCTTCACCTTAGAGGTCGGAGATATTGTGCAATACATGGGCACCGACTGGGTCGTAGAAGGCAAGCTCACCTACGACAGCAACGGCTACACCTGGTTAGAATACCTGCTGCAAGACGGCGATCGCCTCCGCTGGCTCTCGGTGGAAGAAGACGATCAGGTGGAAGTGAATTTCTTGGAGCCAACCCAAGGGTTAGATATTCCTAGCACTCCTCCCACTCATCTGACGTTTGGCGGTGTCGCTTATCGGCAAGTGGAAGCAGGCACAGCCCGGATGACTCGTGTGGGAACTACTCTGAATCGCCAAGCCGAACAATGCCGTTACTTTGACTACGCCGCCTCTGATGACGCCTCTGATCATCAAGTACTCTCCGTTGAAGATTGGGAAGGAGATCTGGAAATCACAGTGGGCACTCGGATTCGTCCTACGGCTCTGACTCTGCTACCTGGAGATGGCCGCCGAGTTTATGGTGTCTAG